One genomic region from Spirosoma sp. KCTC 42546 encodes:
- a CDS encoding glycoside hydrolase family 2 TIM barrel-domain containing protein — MKYGLLIALLLSLTQLTLAQQTEKRYLSGTGNSTTENWQFYCTAGQNSGKWTTIPVPSNWELQGFGKYNYGFAKDSSRGKEQGLYKYEFQVPASWKGKHINLVFEGAMTDTEVKINGKSAGQIHQGSYYAFKYDISNLLTYGSGNLLEATVSKHSSNQSVNEAERKGDFWIFGGIFRPVYLEALPAEHIANVAIDAKANGTFTAQLQLNTSGKTTDISAQIYTISGHKVGTPFRVKTGTGSQLATLTKSISNPLLWTSETPNRYKVTFSLTQNGKLIHTLTKSFGFRTVEVKQRDGIYVNGTKIKLKGVNRHSFWPSSGRALSKKLSILDVNLMKDMNMNAVRMSHYPPDDHFLDVCDSLGLFVFDELAGWHGHYDTPTGTKLLKELITHDVNHPSVIFWINGNEGGHNYELDPLFAQLDIQKRHVIHAWEDFGGFDTQHYREYNYGIGNYNHGHSITLPTEFLHGMYDGGHGAGLDDYWEAMWHDPLAAGGFLWDFADQGVVRTDRNEGKGPLDTDGNRGADGIVGPYREKEGSFFTIKEVWSPIKLAHREITPAFDGSFPIENRHYFTNVNQCSFSGKLVKVSGPYDASKPLEKAFSIVAPNLKPFEKGALKANLPTDWANYDFLYITAIDPHKRELFTWSFPISLPNKVAASLISKEGTGTVTMTETDSLYTVSANGIQLTFSRRTGLLKQVANSAGKIPFTNGPILQEGVNNFKNFTEHSDGKSVIIESTFDRKSSYNTLQWTIYPSGWVKMRVRYFPDGYFTMMDGVNFSFPESEMKAVNWMGKGPYRVWKNRMKGGALGVWNKAYNNSETGEAPFIYPEFKGYHANMYWCRFETSGQPFTVATENEDVFFRLFTPAWKTDQWHNYEPTFPSGDISFMQGISSIGTKTQRNETTGPMGMKHIFYDYEKEPARAKELTLYFDFSGK; from the coding sequence ATTTCAGGTACCAGCATCCTGGAAAGGCAAACACATCAACCTTGTGTTTGAAGGAGCCATGACCGACACCGAAGTCAAGATAAACGGCAAGTCGGCGGGGCAAATCCACCAGGGTTCATACTACGCATTCAAGTACGACATTTCGAATTTATTGACCTATGGATCAGGCAATTTACTGGAAGCTACGGTATCGAAACACTCGTCAAATCAGTCCGTAAATGAAGCCGAACGAAAAGGTGATTTCTGGATTTTTGGTGGCATTTTCCGGCCCGTTTATCTGGAAGCCCTCCCCGCCGAACACATCGCCAACGTAGCGATCGATGCTAAAGCGAACGGCACGTTTACCGCCCAACTTCAGCTCAACACAAGCGGTAAAACAACAGATATTTCGGCTCAGATCTATACAATTTCAGGCCACAAAGTAGGTACGCCGTTTCGGGTAAAAACTGGCACCGGAAGCCAATTAGCAACACTTACAAAATCCATATCAAATCCACTTCTGTGGACCTCCGAAACGCCGAATCGGTACAAAGTAACATTCAGCCTAACCCAGAACGGGAAGCTGATTCACACGCTGACGAAGTCATTTGGTTTCCGAACGGTGGAGGTAAAGCAACGGGATGGCATTTACGTGAACGGCACGAAAATCAAGCTCAAGGGTGTCAACCGGCATTCATTCTGGCCATCGTCGGGTCGGGCGTTAAGTAAGAAGCTGAGTATCCTGGATGTGAACCTGATGAAGGACATGAACATGAACGCCGTTCGGATGTCTCACTATCCCCCCGACGATCATTTTCTGGACGTTTGCGATTCACTGGGCCTGTTCGTGTTCGATGAATTAGCGGGTTGGCACGGTCACTACGATACGCCAACCGGCACCAAATTACTCAAAGAGCTTATTACGCACGATGTCAATCACCCATCGGTTATTTTCTGGATCAACGGGAATGAAGGTGGTCACAATTACGAACTCGACCCGTTGTTCGCCCAACTGGATATTCAGAAACGGCACGTGATCCATGCCTGGGAAGATTTCGGCGGCTTCGATACCCAACATTATCGGGAGTACAACTACGGCATTGGCAACTACAACCACGGCCATTCCATAACCCTACCGACTGAATTTCTGCATGGCATGTACGATGGCGGCCACGGGGCAGGCCTGGACGATTATTGGGAAGCTATGTGGCACGATCCACTGGCGGCTGGTGGTTTCCTCTGGGATTTTGCGGATCAGGGCGTGGTTCGTACCGACCGAAATGAGGGCAAAGGCCCCCTTGATACAGACGGCAATCGGGGTGCTGATGGCATTGTCGGTCCGTATCGGGAAAAAGAAGGCAGTTTTTTTACGATTAAAGAAGTATGGTCGCCCATCAAACTGGCGCACCGGGAAATCACCCCGGCCTTCGACGGTAGTTTCCCGATTGAGAATCGCCATTACTTCACGAACGTAAACCAGTGTTCGTTTAGCGGAAAGTTGGTCAAGGTCTCCGGTCCGTACGATGCATCGAAACCACTAGAAAAGGCATTTTCGATTGTGGCACCCAATCTGAAGCCCTTCGAAAAAGGGGCCCTAAAAGCCAATCTGCCTACCGATTGGGCGAACTACGATTTCCTATACATCACCGCCATCGACCCACACAAACGCGAGCTGTTTACCTGGAGTTTCCCCATTTCTCTACCGAACAAAGTAGCAGCCTCGCTCATCAGCAAGGAAGGTACCGGCACCGTCACGATGACTGAAACCGATTCACTCTATACCGTTTCGGCAAACGGCATTCAACTGACATTCAGCAGACGAACCGGGTTATTGAAACAAGTGGCCAACAGCGCTGGAAAAATCCCGTTCACCAACGGCCCCATTTTGCAGGAAGGCGTGAATAACTTCAAAAACTTCACCGAACATAGCGACGGCAAAAGCGTCATCATCGAATCGACCTTCGACCGAAAATCAAGCTACAACACCTTGCAATGGACCATTTACCCGTCGGGCTGGGTCAAAATGCGGGTGCGGTATTTCCCGGATGGCTATTTCACGATGATGGACGGGGTCAATTTTTCGTTCCCGGAATCGGAGATGAAAGCGGTGAACTGGATGGGGAAAGGCCCGTATCGCGTCTGGAAAAACCGGATGAAAGGAGGAGCGTTAGGCGTCTGGAACAAAGCGTATAACAACTCAGAAACAGGCGAAGCGCCGTTTATTTACCCCGAATTCAAAGGCTATCACGCCAATATGTACTGGTGCCGATTTGAAACATCGGGTCAACCTTTTACCGTAGCCACGGAAAACGAAGACGTCTTCTTCCGGCTATTCACCCCCGCCTGGAAAACCGACCAATGGCACAATTACGAACCAACGTTCCCATCGGGCGATATTTCGTTCATGCAGGGAATCAGCAGTATCGGCACAAAAACACAACGCAACGAAACCACAGGACCAATGGGCATGAAACACATTTTTTACGACTACGAAAAAGAACCCGCCCGCGCCAAAGAATTGACGTTGTACTTTGATTTTTCGGGTAAATGA
- a CDS encoding L-rhamnose mutarotase, with protein MNRLLAILLLTLLPSLLFAQQAEIWVAPDGSDMNAGSKEKPVASLQMALRKVRELRRLADPSIATGAHIYLKNGLYALNEPVFIRPEDSGTPAAPTVIEAAPTEKPILSGGISISGWQKVKGTIPGLPKEAVGNVWMADAPNVGGRLLEFRQLWVNGTKATRAKDTPYPLMNRILSWNKQEQICWIPAPKVGDLSKAVGLEMLIHQWWAIANLRIKRIEVQGDSAKLWFHQPESRIQSEHPWPSPWLSKETGNSAFYLTNAIQLLNQPGEWFLDTKAKKIYYIPRPNENLATAQVIAPNLETLVRMTGTVDHLVANVMFKGISFQHSGWLRPSQQGHVPHQAGLYMLDAYKLKIPGTPDKKSLENQAWVGRPAAAVDVSFANHTGFENCRFEHLAATGLDYHKGVHDNVIRGNLFTDIGGTGIQAGVFADEATEIHLPYNPTDEREVCSNLTISNNLITNVTNEDWGCVAIGAGYVRGITIEHNEINEVGYSGISMGWGWTKTINAMRNNKVVANKIHHFAKHMYDAAAIYTLSAQPGSIIAENYIDSVYKAPYAHLPAHWFYLYTDEGSSYFTIKDNWTPSEKFLQNANGPNNVWSHNGPQVADSIKAKAGLQTPYQYLLNNKVRPDARWGINKENPVIVELVADAKQPIDIQRIKEVMIRSKVNPEALYQWENHYVIFDRVQDVFVLSERLKGAFPTAKVKTYYDLFYEFNRNNCATGPVAGEWDHTILTANLVADPKLQNEYLAYHATQFEKWPEVAKGFCNANFQQLLLFRNGRQLMLVISVPKGESLDKLNPKTTENNPRVDEWNTRMKTYQEGIPGTNPGEVWSDFQRVR; from the coding sequence ATGAACCGACTCCTAGCCATCTTACTCCTGACCCTCCTACCCTCGCTCCTCTTCGCGCAGCAGGCCGAAATCTGGGTGGCACCAGATGGGTCGGATATGAATGCGGGGTCGAAGGAAAAACCGGTGGCTAGTTTGCAGATGGCGCTGCGTAAGGTCCGCGAACTGCGTCGGCTAGCCGATCCGAGTATAGCTACAGGCGCTCATATCTATCTAAAAAATGGGCTTTATGCGTTAAATGAGCCTGTTTTTATTCGCCCGGAAGATTCAGGAACACCAGCAGCCCCAACGGTAATCGAAGCCGCTCCGACGGAAAAACCCATTTTAAGTGGGGGTATTTCTATTTCTGGCTGGCAAAAAGTAAAAGGCACCATTCCTGGTTTACCCAAAGAAGCCGTCGGAAACGTCTGGATGGCCGATGCGCCGAACGTGGGCGGGCGGCTTCTGGAATTTCGGCAATTATGGGTGAATGGCACTAAAGCAACGCGCGCTAAAGACACGCCTTATCCGTTGATGAATCGCATTTTATCGTGGAATAAACAGGAACAAATCTGCTGGATTCCAGCGCCTAAAGTCGGTGATTTATCGAAAGCAGTTGGTTTGGAAATGCTCATCCATCAATGGTGGGCGATTGCCAATCTTCGCATTAAACGCATTGAGGTGCAAGGAGATAGCGCCAAATTGTGGTTCCATCAACCCGAAAGTCGCATTCAATCCGAGCATCCGTGGCCTTCGCCCTGGCTTTCGAAAGAAACCGGCAACTCTGCCTTCTACCTGACAAACGCCATTCAACTCCTGAACCAGCCCGGCGAATGGTTTCTGGATACCAAAGCGAAAAAAATCTACTACATCCCCCGTCCGAACGAGAATCTGGCAACGGCTCAGGTGATTGCCCCAAACCTCGAAACGCTGGTACGCATGACAGGAACGGTTGATCATCTGGTAGCAAACGTGATGTTCAAAGGCATATCATTCCAGCATTCGGGCTGGTTGCGGCCGTCGCAGCAGGGGCATGTGCCGCATCAGGCGGGCCTGTATATGCTGGATGCGTATAAGTTGAAAATTCCGGGTACGCCCGATAAAAAGTCACTGGAAAATCAGGCCTGGGTCGGTCGTCCGGCAGCGGCTGTGGACGTTTCCTTTGCCAATCATACGGGCTTCGAAAACTGCCGGTTTGAGCACCTGGCAGCAACCGGACTCGATTATCACAAAGGCGTTCACGACAATGTCATCCGGGGCAATCTGTTCACCGACATTGGTGGCACGGGCATTCAGGCAGGTGTTTTTGCCGACGAAGCCACTGAAATTCACTTACCCTACAACCCAACCGATGAACGGGAAGTCTGCAGCAACCTGACCATCAGCAACAACCTGATTACCAACGTAACCAACGAAGACTGGGGCTGCGTGGCCATTGGAGCGGGGTATGTTAGAGGCATTACCATCGAGCATAATGAGATAAACGAGGTAGGCTATAGCGGTATCAGTATGGGCTGGGGATGGACCAAAACCATCAACGCGATGCGGAACAATAAAGTGGTGGCGAACAAGATTCACCACTTCGCCAAACACATGTACGATGCAGCCGCCATCTATACCCTGTCGGCGCAACCGGGTTCAATTATTGCAGAGAATTATATCGATAGTGTCTACAAAGCACCTTATGCGCATCTGCCTGCCCACTGGTTTTATCTGTATACCGATGAAGGCTCGTCGTATTTCACGATCAAAGACAACTGGACGCCCTCCGAAAAATTCCTCCAAAACGCCAACGGCCCGAACAACGTCTGGTCGCATAACGGCCCTCAGGTAGCGGATAGCATTAAAGCAAAAGCAGGTCTCCAGACACCGTATCAATACCTGCTGAACAACAAAGTCAGACCCGACGCACGCTGGGGCATTAATAAAGAAAATCCGGTTATTGTCGAGCTGGTTGCCGATGCGAAACAACCTATTGATATACAGCGAATAAAGGAGGTAATGATTCGCTCTAAAGTCAATCCAGAAGCGCTCTATCAATGGGAAAATCATTATGTCATTTTCGATAGAGTACAGGACGTGTTCGTGCTGAGTGAGCGCTTGAAAGGAGCTTTCCCAACGGCGAAAGTCAAGACCTATTACGATTTATTCTACGAATTCAACCGGAACAACTGCGCCACCGGGCCGGTAGCTGGGGAATGGGATCACACGATACTCACCGCCAATCTGGTGGCTGACCCGAAGTTACAAAATGAATATCTGGCCTACCATGCCACGCAGTTCGAGAAATGGCCGGAAGTGGCGAAAGGATTCTGTAATGCCAATTTCCAGCAGCTGCTTCTATTCCGAAACGGGCGGCAACTCATGCTGGTCATTAGCGTTCCCAAAGGCGAAAGCCTAGACAAACTCAATCCCAAAACCACCGAAAACAATCCCCGCGTCGATGAGTGGAATACCCGAATGAAAACGTATCAGGAAGGGATTCCGGGGACGAATCCGGGGGAAGTGTGGAGTGACTTTCAAAGAGTTAGATGA
- a CDS encoding Gfo/Idh/MocA family protein — protein sequence MLILKFKYTMLRLGILGLGEGRSTMSAALSSPNYELVKVCDQKIELCQQRAKEFDFQHYTANYQDLLDDPTLDVIAIYTPDKFHAEHTKQAMLHGKHVVCTKPFIDDLSKAKELIDISEQTGKKVFVGQSSRFFEPMKKQRADFNAGLIGELITIEGYYHADHRWFLDKGWSLENAFKWLYGGLSHPVDFIRWYLPNIEEVMGYGMLSANGRKGGLKNVDTMHFIFKATDGRIARVSGAYTGPVQPNVRDSEMSCILRGTEGCSQADYMDLRYAITTSTGEEIVQTWEHKLKHYFRFEGKSHHAGEYQNYLDYFATCLESGQTAYPDIREGIGTVALLQSMDKSLQTGQPVKVQDVLREYGLS from the coding sequence ATGTTAATCCTCAAATTCAAGTATACCATGTTACGATTAGGCATTCTAGGATTAGGCGAAGGGCGCAGTACGATGTCAGCGGCACTGTCGAGCCCGAATTATGAGTTGGTGAAAGTTTGCGATCAGAAAATCGAACTGTGCCAACAACGAGCCAAAGAGTTTGATTTTCAACACTATACGGCCAACTACCAGGATTTGCTCGATGATCCAACCCTTGACGTCATCGCGATTTATACGCCCGATAAATTCCACGCGGAGCATACCAAACAGGCCATGCTTCACGGCAAGCATGTGGTGTGTACAAAGCCATTTATCGATGATTTATCGAAGGCAAAAGAACTCATCGACATCAGCGAACAAACTGGTAAAAAGGTATTTGTTGGGCAGAGTTCGCGCTTTTTTGAGCCGATGAAAAAGCAACGCGCCGATTTTAACGCGGGGCTAATCGGTGAACTGATCACCATTGAAGGCTATTATCACGCCGACCATCGCTGGTTCCTGGACAAAGGCTGGTCGTTGGAAAATGCGTTCAAATGGTTGTACGGTGGACTCAGTCACCCGGTCGATTTTATTCGCTGGTATCTGCCCAACATTGAGGAGGTGATGGGCTACGGCATGCTCAGCGCCAACGGTCGGAAGGGCGGCCTGAAAAACGTGGATACCATGCACTTCATTTTCAAAGCCACCGACGGACGGATCGCCCGGGTGAGTGGTGCCTACACTGGCCCCGTTCAACCCAACGTTCGCGACTCCGAAATGAGCTGTATTCTGCGCGGCACCGAAGGATGCAGCCAGGCCGATTACATGGATTTACGCTACGCCATCACGACCAGCACGGGCGAGGAAATCGTACAAACCTGGGAGCACAAACTGAAGCATTACTTCCGGTTTGAAGGCAAAAGCCATCATGCGGGCGAGTACCAGAACTACCTCGACTATTTCGCCACCTGCCTCGAATCCGGCCAAACGGCGTACCCGGATATACGAGAAGGCATCGGCACCGTGGCCCTGCTTCAGTCGATGGACAAGTCTCTGCAAACCGGCCAGCCCGTGAAGGTGCAGGATGTGCTGAGAGAGTATGGGTTGTCATAA